One Hippocampus zosterae strain Florida chromosome 21, ASM2543408v3, whole genome shotgun sequence genomic region harbors:
- the dmtf1 gene encoding cyclin-D-binding Myb-like transcription factor 1 isoform X1: MSAEVEEQDGGAPMETVQSLTLTQDSDGSIILRCAATVGESEPHAKKACESADSDASFSLVNMPAADSRKSFEATVATAADDTVAQDGVTHIQVLCGDDGDDGGSAPAEKAEVSAVSQAWFTTKEDKDTLANKGHKWKQGMWSKEEIDILMSNIELYVKGRGIEDPAEVIFEMSKEERKDFYRSVASGLNRPLFAVYRRVLRMYDNRNHVGKYTPGEIEKLKGLRHRHGNDWATIGAALGRSASSVKDRCRLMKDTCNTGKWSEEEERRLAEVVYEMAASAPGSVVTGGVSWASVASRVGTRSEKQCRSKWLNYLNWKHSGGTEWTKDDDLGLTRRILELEVADENEIKWEELAGGWSSVRSPQWLRSKWWSIKRQVANHKEIPFPVLLKALHEVMSSSPSAGAPRGPSCAPSLQIRLGRLEESGASPALQIPVQIPLQIAHLDSSVAGGEGETIALNGGTLQAFEILPSFQLQPTGTPGTYFLQTASAQGLPLGLANNGTVTLTTSSPPASHEHIILHGLATDGLCAGDGVIIQTVAAEAETEGRRPDQHLDPSAATKRKETTADSLTDKQLTPPPSDVGHPAMAAGGAVLIVSPSNIGSAPTDPILENQDGCD; encoded by the exons ATGAGCGCGGAGGTAGAGGAGCAGGATGGCGGCGCGCCGATGGAGACGGTCCAGTCGCTGACGCTGACCCAGGACAGCGATGGCAGCATCATACTGCGCTGCGCTGCCACAG TCGGCGAGAGTGAACCTCATGCGAAGAAAGCATGTGAATCAGCGGACTCGGACGCGTCCTTTTCTCTCGTCAACATGCCCG CGGCCGACAGCCGCAAGAGCTTTGAGGCTACCGTGGCGACGGCGGCGGACGACACTGTCGCTCAGGATGGCGTGACTCACATTCAG GTCCTGTGCGGCGACGACGGCGATGACGGCGGCAGCGCCCCCGCCGAGAAGGCCGAAGTGTCGGCCGTCAGTCAGGCCTGGTTCACCACCAAAGAAGACAAAGACACGCTTGCCAACAAAG GTCACAAGTGGAAACAAGGGATGTGGTCCAAAGAGGAGATCGACATTCTCATGAGCAACATCGAACTCTACGTCAAG GGTCGGGGCATCGAGGATCCGGCCGAGGTCATCTTTGAGATGTCCAAGGAGGAGCGCAAAGATTTTTACCGCTCAGTGGCGTCGGGCCTGAACAGGCCGCTCTTCGCCGTCTACAGACGAGTCCTGCGCATGTACGACAACCGCAATCACGTCGGCAA GTACACGCCGGGAGAGATTGAGAAGTTAAAAGG GCTGAGGCATCGCCACGGCAACGACTGGGCCACCATCGGCGCGGCGCTGGGCCGCAGCGCCTCATCCGTCAAGGACCGCTGTCGGCTGATGAAGGACACGTGCAACACGG GCAAGtggagcgaggaggaggagcgtcGCCTGGCCGAGGTGGTGTACGAGATGGCGGCCAGCGCTCCGGGCTCAGTGGTGACGGGGGGCGTGTCCTGGGCCTCGGTGGCCAGCCGGGTGGGCACGCGCTCGGAGAAGCAGTGTCGCTCCAAGTGGCTCAACTACCTCAACTGGAAGCACAGCGGCGGCACCGAGTGGACCAAAGACGACGACCTGGGCCTCACGCGCAG GATTTTGGAGCTGGAGGTGGCGGATGAGAACGAAATCAAATGGGAGGAGCTGGCGGGCGGCTGGAGCAGCGTGCGCTCGCCTCAGTGGCTGCGCTCCAAGTGGTGGAGCATCAAGAGGCAAGTGGCCAATCACAAGGAGATCCCCTTCCCCG TCTTGCTGAAGGCCCTCCACGAGGTGATGTCATCCTCGCCCTCGGCGGGCGCGCCACGCGGCCCCTCCTGCGCACCCTCGCTCCAGATCCGGCTGGGCCGTTTGGAAGAAAGCGGGGCCAGCCCGGCGCTGCAGATTCCCGTGCAGATCCCGCTGCAGATCGCGCACCTGG ACTCGTCCGTGGCCGGCGGCGAGGGGGAGACCATCGCGCTGAATGGCGGGACCCTGCAGGCCTTTGAGATTCTTCCG TCGTTTCAGCTGCAGCCCACCGGCACGCCGGGCACGTACTTCCTGCAGACCGCGTCCGCTCAGGGACTGCCCCTCGGCCTGGCCAATAACGGCACGGTTACCCTGACGACAAGTTCGCCCCCCGCATCCCACGAGCACATCATCCTGCACGGCCTGGCG ACGGACGGCCTGTGCGCCGGCGACGGCGTCATCATCCAGACGGTGGCGGCCGAGGCGGAGACGGAGGGACGGCGGCCGGACCAGCATCTCGATCCGTCCGCGGCGACAAAGAGGAAGGAGACAACGGCCGACAGCTTGACAGACAAG CAGCTGACTCCGCCCCCGTCCGACGTGGGACATCCTGCAATGGCCGCCGGCGGCGCCGTCCTGATCGTGTCGCCGTCCAACATCGGCAGCGCGCCGACAG ATCCCATCTTGGAAAACCAGGACGGTTGCGATTAG
- the dmtf1 gene encoding cyclin-D-binding Myb-like transcription factor 1 isoform X2: MSAEVEEQDGGAPMETVQSLTLTQDSDGSIILRCAATVGESEPHAKKACESADSDASFSLVNMPAADSRKSFEATVATAADDTVAQDGVTHIQVLCGDDGDDGGSAPAEKAEVSAVSQAWFTTKEDKDTLANKGHKWKQGMWSKEEIDILMSNIELYVKGRGIEDPAEVIFEMSKEERKDFYRSVASGLNRPLFAVYRRVLRMYDNRNHVGKYTPGEIEKLKGLRHRHGNDWATIGAALGRSASSVKDRCRLMKDTCNTGKWSEEEERRLAEVVYEMAASAPGSVVTGGVSWASVASRVGTRSEKQCRSKWLNYLNWKHSGGTEWTKDDDLGLTRRILELEVADENEIKWEELAGGWSSVRSPQWLRSKWWSIKRQVANHKEIPFPVLLKALHEVMSSSPSAGAPRGPSCAPSLQIRLGRLEESGASPALQIPVQIPLQIAHLDSSVAGGEGETIALNGGTLQAFEILPSFQLQPTGTPGTYFLQTASAQGLPLGLANNGTVTLTTSSPPASHEHIILHGLATDGLCAGDGVIIQTVAAEAETEGRRPDQHLDPSAATKRKETTADSLTDKLTPPPSDVGHPAMAAGGAVLIVSPSNIGSAPTDPILENQDGCD; encoded by the exons ATGAGCGCGGAGGTAGAGGAGCAGGATGGCGGCGCGCCGATGGAGACGGTCCAGTCGCTGACGCTGACCCAGGACAGCGATGGCAGCATCATACTGCGCTGCGCTGCCACAG TCGGCGAGAGTGAACCTCATGCGAAGAAAGCATGTGAATCAGCGGACTCGGACGCGTCCTTTTCTCTCGTCAACATGCCCG CGGCCGACAGCCGCAAGAGCTTTGAGGCTACCGTGGCGACGGCGGCGGACGACACTGTCGCTCAGGATGGCGTGACTCACATTCAG GTCCTGTGCGGCGACGACGGCGATGACGGCGGCAGCGCCCCCGCCGAGAAGGCCGAAGTGTCGGCCGTCAGTCAGGCCTGGTTCACCACCAAAGAAGACAAAGACACGCTTGCCAACAAAG GTCACAAGTGGAAACAAGGGATGTGGTCCAAAGAGGAGATCGACATTCTCATGAGCAACATCGAACTCTACGTCAAG GGTCGGGGCATCGAGGATCCGGCCGAGGTCATCTTTGAGATGTCCAAGGAGGAGCGCAAAGATTTTTACCGCTCAGTGGCGTCGGGCCTGAACAGGCCGCTCTTCGCCGTCTACAGACGAGTCCTGCGCATGTACGACAACCGCAATCACGTCGGCAA GTACACGCCGGGAGAGATTGAGAAGTTAAAAGG GCTGAGGCATCGCCACGGCAACGACTGGGCCACCATCGGCGCGGCGCTGGGCCGCAGCGCCTCATCCGTCAAGGACCGCTGTCGGCTGATGAAGGACACGTGCAACACGG GCAAGtggagcgaggaggaggagcgtcGCCTGGCCGAGGTGGTGTACGAGATGGCGGCCAGCGCTCCGGGCTCAGTGGTGACGGGGGGCGTGTCCTGGGCCTCGGTGGCCAGCCGGGTGGGCACGCGCTCGGAGAAGCAGTGTCGCTCCAAGTGGCTCAACTACCTCAACTGGAAGCACAGCGGCGGCACCGAGTGGACCAAAGACGACGACCTGGGCCTCACGCGCAG GATTTTGGAGCTGGAGGTGGCGGATGAGAACGAAATCAAATGGGAGGAGCTGGCGGGCGGCTGGAGCAGCGTGCGCTCGCCTCAGTGGCTGCGCTCCAAGTGGTGGAGCATCAAGAGGCAAGTGGCCAATCACAAGGAGATCCCCTTCCCCG TCTTGCTGAAGGCCCTCCACGAGGTGATGTCATCCTCGCCCTCGGCGGGCGCGCCACGCGGCCCCTCCTGCGCACCCTCGCTCCAGATCCGGCTGGGCCGTTTGGAAGAAAGCGGGGCCAGCCCGGCGCTGCAGATTCCCGTGCAGATCCCGCTGCAGATCGCGCACCTGG ACTCGTCCGTGGCCGGCGGCGAGGGGGAGACCATCGCGCTGAATGGCGGGACCCTGCAGGCCTTTGAGATTCTTCCG TCGTTTCAGCTGCAGCCCACCGGCACGCCGGGCACGTACTTCCTGCAGACCGCGTCCGCTCAGGGACTGCCCCTCGGCCTGGCCAATAACGGCACGGTTACCCTGACGACAAGTTCGCCCCCCGCATCCCACGAGCACATCATCCTGCACGGCCTGGCG ACGGACGGCCTGTGCGCCGGCGACGGCGTCATCATCCAGACGGTGGCGGCCGAGGCGGAGACGGAGGGACGGCGGCCGGACCAGCATCTCGATCCGTCCGCGGCGACAAAGAGGAAGGAGACAACGGCCGACAGCTTGACAGACAAG CTGACTCCGCCCCCGTCCGACGTGGGACATCCTGCAATGGCCGCCGGCGGCGCCGTCCTGATCGTGTCGCCGTCCAACATCGGCAGCGCGCCGACAG ATCCCATCTTGGAAAACCAGGACGGTTGCGATTAG